The Caproicibacterium amylolyticum genome includes the window TTTGCAATGTTTTTATTTTACCGCAAAATCAGAAAATAGTAAAGGCAGAGAGCACTTGCAGGAATACAGGTTTCATTATGCAGTTTCTTTAACCACAGTGTTGTATTTTCAAAGGGCAAAAGGTATAATAAGGTATAATGAAGAAAACTGACAGCAAGGAGAATACGGAAATGTACAAGGATATGATGGACACAATCGGATTTGTCAGCCAGGCCGACCCGGAAGTCGGCAGCGCCATGCAGGATGAGCTTGCCCGCCAGCGCCGTAATCTGGAGCTGATTGCTTCAGAAAATATCGTTTCTCCGGCCGTAATGGCGGCCATGGGCAGCGTTTTAACCAACAAATATGCCGAGGGCTATCCGGGCAAGCGCTACTACGGCGGCTGCCAGTATGTGGATGTTGTTGAGGAAATCGCTCGGCAGCGTGCCTGTAAGCTGTTTGGCGCAGAACACGCCAATGTACAGCCGCACTCCGGTGCGCAGGCAAACACAGCGGTTTACTTTGCACTGCTAAAGCCCGGTGATACGGTAATGGGCATGAATCTTGCGGAGGGCGGGCATTTGACGCACGGCTCTCCGGTTAACATTTCCGGCACCTATTTCAATTTTGTACCATATGGTGTGGATCCGGTTACCGGGCGCATTGATTACGACAAACTGATTGAGCAGGCCAAGCAGGTGAAGCCGAAGATGATTGTCGGCGGTGCCAGTGCTTATCCGCGCACCATTGACTTTAAAAAGTTCCGCGAAGCGGCAGATGCCTGCGGCGCGCTGCTGATGATTGATATGGCGCACATTGCGGGACTTGTTGCGGCGGGGCTGCATCCCAACCCGGTGGAGTACGCA containing:
- the glyA gene encoding serine hydroxymethyltransferase, translating into MYKDMMDTIGFVSQADPEVGSAMQDELARQRRNLELIASENIVSPAVMAAMGSVLTNKYAEGYPGKRYYGGCQYVDVVEEIARQRACKLFGAEHANVQPHSGAQANTAVYFALLKPGDTVMGMNLAEGGHLTHGSPVNISGTYFNFVPYGVDPVTGRIDYDKLIEQAKQVKPKMIVGGASAYPRTIDFKKFREAADACGALLMIDMAHIAGLVAAGLHPNPVEYADIVTTTTHKTLRGPRGGMILCKEEYAKAIDKAIFPGTQGGPLMHVIAGKAVCLGEALKPEFKDYGKKIIENAQALAKGLLSRNVKLVSGGTDNHLMLVDLTGLELTGKELEARLDSIRITANKNTVPGEQRSPFKTSGLRLGTPAVTTRGMQPEDMDIIAACIADTIHDFEGTKDASLAKVEALCKKYPLYE